The following are from one region of the Mustela lutreola isolate mMusLut2 chromosome 9, mMusLut2.pri, whole genome shotgun sequence genome:
- the MAL gene encoding myelin and lymphocyte protein, whose product MAPAAASGGSTLPSGVAVFTSFPDLLFIFEFVFGGLVWILVASSLVPIPLIQGWVMFVSVFCFLATTTLLVLYIIGAHGGETSWVTLDAAYHCLAALFYLSASVLEALATIGMQEGYTYKQYHENISAVVFSYVVTLLYVVHAVFSLIRWKSS is encoded by the exons ATGGCCCCCGCAGCGGCGTCGGGGGGCAGCACCCTGCCCAGCGGCGTCGCGGTCTTCACCAGTTTCCCGGACCTGCTCTTCATCTTCGAGTTT GTCTTTGGGGGCCTGGTGTGGATCCTGGTCGCCTCATCCCTGGTGCCCATCCCCCTGATCCAGGGCTGGGTGATGTTTGTGTCCGTGTTCTGCTTCCTGGCCACCACAACCCTCCTCGTCCTGTACATAATTGGTGCCCACGGCGGGGAGACTTCCTGGGTCACCCTG GATGCAGCCTACCACTGTCTCGCTGCCCTGTTTTACCTCAGCGCCTCCGTCCTGGAAGCTCTGGCCACCATCGGGATGCAGGAGGGCTACACCTACAAACAGTACCACGAGAACATCTCCGCTGTG GTGTTTTCATACGTGGTCACTCTCCTGTACGTGGTCCATGCAGTGTTTTCTCTCATCAGATGGAAGTCTTCTTAA